CCGAGACGATCCGCGATCCGGCGGGTTCCTGCAGGTCTCGGGGCTGCGCTTCGAGTACGACTCCGATCGGCCCGCCGGATCGCGGATCGTCTCGGTGACGCTCGATGACGGGACCCCGATCCCACCCGACCAGTCGCGCTACTCCGCCGCCACGAACGACTTCCTCAACGGTGGAGGCGACGGCTACACGATGCTGGCGGACGGAGCGGGCGTGACGCGGGAGCTCATGGCGGACGTCCTCCTGGACCACATCCGGGCGGCGGGGACCGTCCGGCCCGCGACCGAGGGGCGCATCCGCGACATCCGCTGACCTCGGTACGACCGGACGAGCTAGCGCCGCCCCGGCTCCCGTCGGGGCGGCGCCTTCGTCACGGTCCGGAACCAGTCGGCGGTGATCGGCTCCCCCTGCGCGAAAGCGGTGATGCCGGCGTCCAGCGTGGCGAAGAAGCTGCGCATCTCCTCGAGCCGACCCTCGACGAACGCCGCCTCCTGCTTCGAGCTCGTCCCGTCGGCGTCGGCCACCCGGCGGGTCTCGTCGACCGTAGCCACGACCTGTCTAACCATCCACCGGAAGCGGCGCTCGAAGATCTCCTGCATCACTCTCCAGAAGTCGGTCGCCGCCTCGTAGTGATCCTTCCGGGAGCCGGGGACGTCGACCCGGCGCACCAGGTGCCACTCCACGAGGCCGCGGATGGTCATCGAGATGTTGCTCTTCGACTGCTGGAGCTCCCCGGCTATGTCGTCTAGCGACAACGGCTCGGGGCTCAGGTACAGGAGCGCGAAGATCCGTCCCTGGAGCTGAGAGAGGATCCCCGACGGCGCCGCGCCGGCCCCCACGCCGTCGACGAAGATCGCGGTCTGGCGGTCCATCACGATGTCTCCTATAGTTTGAACATACAGAATATCTTGAACGCTCAGGAGGTACCTGATGCCTACTCTGCCCGTCGTCCACCAGGAGCGCAACGTCCCCGAAGGGATGCAGACGCTCGTCGGGTTCACGCCCGACTACTTCGACGTCTTCACCATCCACACGGACATGGCCCGGGAACGGACGCCCGAGCAGTGGGCGCGGGCCCTCGTCGAGCACGCCGCCGGACCCGCGGGACAGTTCGTATGGCGGGTCGTCCTCGGCCTCCGCCTGGACACCTCGCCCGAGAGCGTGGGCGGCTGGAGGGTCGGGGGGCGCGGCGACGACTGGATCCGGCTCGAGGCGAGCTCCTGGTGCCTCACCGCGAACGTGACGCTCCTCCTGTCCGACGACCGGCTGAGCGTCGGGACGTTCGGGAGGTACGACCGGGCGGTCGCGGAACGGGTGTGGCAGCCCCTGTCGGTCGTGCACCGGCGGGCGATGCCCGGCCTGCTCCTCCTGGCCGCGAAGCGGGTCGGCGCCGAGGCGGCAGCCGCATGAGCCGGACCGAGCCCCCGTCCACCCGCGTGATCGACCGGATCGCTCACGACTTCGAGCTGTTGGACGTATGGCCGCTCCCCGTCACCGGTCGCCATGAGGAGTTCGACGACGTCATCGAGCTCATCGCCGCCTTCGACCCGAAGGGTTCGGGGACGTTCCTGACGCGGGCGCTCTTCCTGGTCCGACACCTGCTCGGCACCCTCCTGGGGTGGGACGACCCCGCCAAGGAGCGTCTCGTCCCCGGCACGACCGAGAGGACCCTGCGCGACCGGCTGCCGGACGACCTGCGCATCGTAGGCGCGGCACCCCATCCCGGGGACGGGTTGCGGACGTACGGTTTCGCCCCCCTCTACAGGACGGGAGACGAGTGGGCGGCCGAGATCTCCAACGACACCGTGCACGGCGTGCTGCACCTGGGATGGTTGCGCGAGCCGGGCGGGCTGCATCGAGCGCACCTGAGCGTGTACGTGAAGCCGCGCGGTGCGCTCGGCCGGGCCTACCTGATGCTCATCCAGCCCTTCCGCCATCTCCTGGTCTACCCGGCCCTGCTCCGCGTGGTCGAGCGACGATGGGAGGCGTCCCGGGGCCGGCCCTCCGGGCACGGCCCGCGGGACTAGGCTCCCGCGTACGCCGCCTCGAGCTGCGCAAGGTCGAACTTCTTCATCCCCAGGAAGGCTCGCGTGACCCGGCCGAGGGTCTCATCGTCCGCTTCGGCCATCATCCGGTCCAGCGCCCGGGGGACGACCTGCCACGAGAGTCCGAACCGATCCTTCAGCCACCCGCATTGCTCGGCCGCCGGATCGGCGCTGAGCCT
This Actinomycetota bacterium DNA region includes the following protein-coding sequences:
- a CDS encoding MarR family transcriptional regulator, which gives rise to MDRQTAIFVDGVGAGAAPSGILSQLQGRIFALLYLSPEPLSLDDIAGELQQSKSNISMTIRGLVEWHLVRRVDVPGSRKDHYEAATDFWRVMQEIFERRFRWMVRQVVATVDETRRVADADGTSSKQEAAFVEGRLEEMRSFFATLDAGITAFAQGEPITADWFRTVTKAPPRREPGRR
- a CDS encoding DUF2867 domain-containing protein, coding for MSRTEPPSTRVIDRIAHDFELLDVWPLPVTGRHEEFDDVIELIAAFDPKGSGTFLTRALFLVRHLLGTLLGWDDPAKERLVPGTTERTLRDRLPDDLRIVGAAPHPGDGLRTYGFAPLYRTGDEWAAEISNDTVHGVLHLGWLREPGGLHRAHLSVYVKPRGALGRAYLMLIQPFRHLLVYPALLRVVERRWEASRGRPSGHGPRD
- a CDS encoding 5'-nucleotidase C-terminal domain-containing protein, which translates into the protein RDDPRSGGFLQVSGLRFEYDSDRPAGSRIVSVTLDDGTPIPPDQSRYSAATNDFLNGGGDGYTMLADGAGVTRELMADVLLDHIRAAGTVRPATEGRIRDIR